A window from Theobroma cacao cultivar B97-61/B2 chromosome 3, Criollo_cocoa_genome_V2, whole genome shotgun sequence encodes these proteins:
- the LOC18604875 gene encoding alpha-1,4-glucan-protein synthase [UDP-forming] 2: MAEPATISPATLLKDELDIVIPTIRNLDFLEMWRPFFQPYHLIIVQDGDPSKTIKVPEGFDYELYNRNDINRILGPKASCISFKDSACRCFGYMVSKKKYIYTIDDDCFVAKDPTGKDINALDQHIKNLLSPSTPFFFNTLYDPYRAGADFVRGYPFSLREGVPTAVSHGLWLNIPDYDAPTQLVKPLERNTRYVDAIMTIPKGTLFPMCGMNLAFNRELIGAAMYFGLMGDGQPIGRYDDMWAGWCTKVICDHLGLGVKTGLPYIWHSKASNPFVNLKKEYKGIYWQEELIPFFQSVTLPKDCTSVQKCYIEISKQVKAKLGKVDEYFIKLADAMVTWIEAWDELNPSGAKSAELPNGAAK, encoded by the exons ATGGCTGAGCCAGCAACTATCTCACCAGCTACGCTGTTGAAGGATGAGCTTGACATCGTGATTCCAACCATTCGGAACTTGGACTTTTTGGAGATGTGGAGACCCTTTTTCCAGCCTTACCATCTCATCATAGTTCAAGATGGTGACCCCTCAAAAACCATCAAGGTTCCTGAAGGCTTTGACTATGAGCTTTACAACAGAAACGATATCAACAGGATTTTGGGTCCTAAGGCTTCGTGTATCTCTTTCAAGGACTCTGCTTGTAGGTGCTTTGGTTACATGGTTTCCAAGAAGAAGTACATCTATACCATTGATGATGACTGCTTT GTTGCTAAAGATCCAACTGGAAAAGACATTAATGCATTGGATCAGCACATAAAGAACCTTCTGAGTCCTTCTACACCATTTTTCTTCAACACTCTGTATGACCCATACCGAGCTGGTGCAGATTTTGTTCGTGGGTACCCATTCAGTCTCCGTGAGGGTGTTCCCACTGCTGTGTCTCATGGCCTCTGGCTTAACATCCCAGATTATGATGCACCGACTCAGCTTGTCAAGCCTCTTGAGAGGAACACCAG GTATGTTGATGCTATTATGACAATACCAAAGGGAACCCTCTTTCCCATGTGTGGTATGAATCTTGCATTCAACCGTGAGTTGATTGGCGCTGCAATGTACTTTGGACTCATGGGTGATGGTCAGCCAATTGGACGATATGATGATATGTGGGCTGGCTGGTGCACCAAG GTTATATGCGACCACCTAGGATTGGGAGTGAAGACTGGATTGCCTTACATTTGGCACAGCAAAGCCAGCAACCCATTTGTGAATCTTAAGAAAGAATACAAAGGAATTTACTGGCAAGAAGAGTTGATCCCATTCTTCCAGTCTGTTACCCTTCCTAAGGACTGTACCAGTGTTCAGAAATGCTACATTGAAATTTCCAAGCAGGTCAAGGCAAAACTAGGCAAGGTTGATGAGTACTTCATCAAGCTTGCAGATGCTATGGTGACATGGATTGAAGCATGGGATGAGCTAAACCCATCAGGTGCAAAATCTGCTGAGTTGCCCAATGGTGCTGCGAAGTAA
- the LOC18604876 gene encoding squamosa promoter-binding-like protein 6, whose product MESWSYVSGEKGSVSDAAISPSDSYARNRSALMNWELKGPYSFSNNMLVSGQQAIENHAFGELGYGEFIGKQLPNDSIGDVLSSKVSRGRTVNPIMATLNAFSGEDESTSKFSSSVVDSNSRESSLIDLKLGRFPDHRDGRNSSFSIGAPMLSSSESSTPPKRVRAAGVNSHTTYCQVYGCNKDLTSAKDYHKRHKVCEVHSKTAKVIVNGIEQRFCQQCSRFHLLAEFDDGKRSCRKRLAGHNERRRKPQIGIHSGRSGRLLQQYNGFAGGRFHGTMLTTASFICQDILPSGLLHPDKYVTNEWGKRIKVEDGTDYSPLPAIPIMDGHFHLKSPYHPSSIEKLFPSFHGNEDNAATGGILSVNNARYPHGFGGPNSVSRPLFQDTSLGSEDINVFDAASTIQGLSGISDSGCALSLLSSQSQNSSSHSSGIPMSRSLVIPGSHTHYNMSQVSGKLIGVSSQTSTTGVSNKFSSSGMNSTEGSHLGPLLISDGSEAANFDISGGIYQDSEFMNTKDRLSCEDGPTIDLLQLSSQLQRVEHQRQSMQVKQENEAFCCLRIT is encoded by the exons ATGGAGTCCTGGAGTTATGTTTCTGGGGAGAAAGGGTCTGTATCCGATGCAGCAATTTCACCTTCTGATTCTTATGCAAGAAATAGAAGCGCCTTGATGAACTGGGAGTTAAAAGGTCCGTATAGTTTTAGCAACAACATGCTAGTCTCAGGACAACAAGCAATTGAGAATCATGCTTTTGGGGAATTGGGGTATGGAGAATTCATAGGAAAACAGTTGCCTAATGATTCAATTGGGGATGTTTTAAGTAGCAAAGTTAGTCGGGGAAGAACTGTAAATCCGATTATGGCTACCCTGAATGCCTTCTCTGGGGAGGATGAGTCTACTTCGAAGTTTTCAAGCTCTGTCGTGGACTCTAATAGTCGGGAATCTTCACTCATAGATTTAAAGCTGGGAAGGTTTCCTGATCATAGAGATGGCCGAAATTCTAGTTTTTCTATAGGGGCCCCCATGTTATCTTCATCTGAGTCATCTACACCCCCAAAGAGAGTTCGAGCAGCTGGAGTAAATTCTCATACCACCTATTGCCAAGTTTATGGTTGTAACAAGGATCTCACTTCCGCAAAAGACTACCACAAGAGGCACAAAGTTTGTGAGGTTCACTCAAAAACTGCAAAAGTTATTGTTAATGGAATTGAACAACGGTTTTGTCAACAATGCAGCAG GTTTCATTTGCTGGCTGAATTTGATGATGGTAAGCGCAGCTGTCGTAAACGCCTCGCTGGCCACAATGAGCGGCGGAGAAAACCTCAAATTGGTATTCACTCTGGGAGAAGTGGAAGGTTACTTCAGCAATATAATG GTTTTGCTGGTGGCAGATTTCATGGTACTATGTTGACAACTGCATCCTTTATTTGCCAAGATATACTACCTAGTGGCCTTTTGCATCCTGATAAGTATGTAACAAATGAATGGGGCAAGCGGATAAAAGTTGAAGATGGGACTGATTACAGCCCTCTTCCCGCCATTCCCATCATGGATGggcattttcatttaaaatccCCCTACCATCCTAGCAGTATTGAGAAACTGTTTCCCTCTTTTCATGGTAATGAAGATAATGCAGCCACTGGAGGCATTTTGAGTGTGAACAATGCAAGATATCCACATGGCTTTGGTGGCCCAAATTCTGTATCACGCCCTTTATTCCAGGACACCTCATTAGGAAGTGAAGACATCAATGTTTTTGATGCTGCATCAACCATTCAAGGACTATCTGGGATTTCAGATTCTGGTTGTGCTCTCTCTCTTCTGTCATCTCAATCACAGAACTCTTCAAGCCATTCATCAGGAATTCCCATGTCTCGTTCCCTTGTCATTCCAGGCAGCCATACCCATTACAACATGAGTCAAGTCTCAGGAAAGCTCATTGGAGTTAGCTCGCAGACTTCAACTACTGGGGTTTCAAATAAGTTCTCTTCATCAGGGATGAATTCAACTGAAGGGAGTCACCTGGGACCCCTACTGATATCTGATGGTAGTGAAGCTGCCAACTTTGATATCTCTGGTGGGATTTACCAAGATTCGGAATTCATGAATACCAAGGATCGCCTATCGTGCGAAGATGGACCAACAATTGACTTGCTTCAGCTTTCATCACAGCTTCAGCGAGTGGAGCATCAAAGACAATCGATGCAGGTGAAGCAGGAAAATGAGGCTTTCTGCTGCCTCCGAATCACTTAA